In Rhodopirellula sp. P2, the DNA window GAGCACCTCGGGGCACACGCCGGGCAAAGTCCGGACCTTCAGCGGCCAAAACCAAAGTCGCCGTGAGGTGACCTGGGCGTACCCGCAACCAGAGAAGAACCCGTACCGGCTGGAATGGACGGACTTGGTCGACGCAATCGTCCACGACAAGCCTTACAACGAGGTGCCGCGTGGTGTGCAAGCGAGTTTGGTGACCAGCATGGGGCGGATGGCGGCTCACACCGGCCAAGAGATCACGTTGGAGCAGATGACCAACTGCCCGCATGAGTTCGCACCGGGCGTGGCGGAACTGACCGTGGACGGCCCGGCGCCTGTGATCGCCAACGCAGATGGCTCGTACCCCGTTCCTCAACCTGGGATTCTGAAAGACGTCGAGTACAAGTTGTTCGACGTCTGAAAGACGTCGCCGGATTCGCCTTAAACGTAGCCGGATTCGCCAAGAATTCGGAGGGACAACAATCAGGAACATCCGAATTCTGGCGAATCCGGCTACGGTGGCCTGACGGGTGCTGAGGATGAATTTGGCCTCTGGCCAAGAACCCTCGTGGTGGACTTGCTTCGCAGCCTGTTGATTTAGTCAGCCGGAGCGCGATCGCGTCCGGTTCGTCTCCGGTAACCGTGGGCTAACGTCCGTCGGCTGATCGTTCAATCTTTGAAACGTATTGAATCAACAATCTGTTAGCCAGTGAGGTGAGTTGGCTGCATCATTTCGGTGAGCTCGGTGCTCTCTATGGCAAACGACATGTCGTGGGCGAGATGGGGGATTGCTGGACGCCTCGCTTCTGGCGAAGCATCGGCTGGGTGCCATGTGAGACATGGCCTACATTGGTGCTGGAAATGCGTCTGCGTCCGAATTCTGGCGAATCCGGCTACCGGTGAGTGGCCTTGCTGACGCGGCGGGTTATGACCAGTGGGCTTGCAATCCTAGGTAGCCGGATTCGGTGGGAACGTAGCCGGATTCGCCAAGAATTCGGAACGGCGATGATCAAGAACATCCGAATTCTGGCGAATCCGGCTACGGGCGGGATTGAATGAAGAAAGGAACACAGGTTTGTTTGAGTTGCGCTGTACGGTTCGAAATTGCGGGCTGGCTTTGTCGCCGGTGGAGGGTGGGCTGCGCTGTGAGAACGGGCACCATTTCGATCGGGCTCGCGAGGGCTACTACAGCTTGTCCCAGCCCCAAGATCGCAAGTCCAAACAACCGGGCGATGCGGATGCAGCCGTGCTGGCCCGCCATCGTTGGTTGCAACGTGGGCATGCCAGCGGATTGATTGATGCCTTGCGGCCTTGGGTGGCAAGGCAAGCGGGAAACGGCAACTCCCGAACAATTGACTTGGGTTGCGGCGAAGGCACCTTTGGCCCGGCTCTGTTTGGTGATTCGCCCGATACCTATTGCGGGATCGATCTGTCGAAGAAGGCGATCAAGCTGGCCGCTCGCGGGTGGCCGGAAGCGACGTGGGTCTGGGCCAATGCGGATCGGTCGCTGCCGGTGGCGGATGGCAGTGTCTCTCGCGTGCTGTCGCTGTTCGGTCGTCGGCCGGTGTCCGAAATCGCTCGCGTGCTGACGGAAGATGGAAAGCTGATCGTTGCCGTGCCTGGCGAAGAGGACTTGATCGAACTACGCGAACATGTGCAGCAATCGGGGCAACGCCGGAGTCGCTGGGAGAAGGTCGTCGACGAGATGGCCGCCGAAGGATTGAAGCTGGTCGAACATCGACTGTGGCAGCAGCAGGTTGACCTGGATCGCGAGGCGATCGCGGACGCGATGGCGATGACCTATCGCGGCGTGCGGTTTTCGCAGAACGCTCGCGTGCAGACCGCCTCGGCCATGCCAGTGACGCTGGCCGCGGATCTGATGTTGTTCTGCCGATGAGCCTCGATGTAGCCGGATTCGCCAAGAATTCGGAGGGGCAACGAGCAGGGACATCCGAATTCTGGCGAATCCGGCTACGAACCGGTGCAGACCGCCTCGGCCATGCCAGTGACGCTGGCCGCGGACCTGATGTTGTTCCGCCGATGATCCTCGATGTAGCCGGATTCGCCAAGAATTCGGTGGGGCGAACAGCAGGGACATCCGAATTCTGGCGAATCCGGCTACGAACCGGTGCAGACCGCCTCGGCCATGCCGGTGACGCTGGCCGCGGACTTGATGCTGTTCCGCCGATGATCCTCGACGTAGCCGGATTCGCCAAGAATTCGGAGGGGCGACGAGCAGGGACATCCGAATTCTGGCGAATTCGGCTACGAACCGGTGCAGACTGCCACGGCCATGCCAGTGACGCTGGCCGCGGACCTGATGTTGTTCTGCCGGTGATCCTCGATGTAGCCGGATTCGCCAAGAATTCGGAAGGGCGACGAGCAGAGACATCCGAATTCTGGCGAATCCGGCTACGTGTCCGAAGGCAGTCGGCTACGAACCTCGTTGCAGCCCGTTGGATCGCAGGTAGGAGACGATTCGCCAGTATCGTGGCCAATAGTCGGCGGCGAAGGGAGTCAACTCGGGATAACCGGGAACCAAGCACCCGGTGAACTTGTAGTCGGCATAGCCATCGATGGGCACTAAACCAGCACGCTCTGGGTTCCGAGCGATGTAGTCACAGACGGCCTCGATCGATTGTTCCTTGCGTTCTTCGTCCTGCAAAACGTCGTCATAGGCCTGCCCCTGCAACTCCACCTGGAGTCGCTCCAGCACATCATTGAGTCGGTCGCGAAAGTGACGCATCCCAAGACGCTGATCGCTGCTCTCAAACAACCCCATCCATAGCATGTGAATGTGATCCGGCATCAAGCAATACACCGGGCAAGCGATGGCGTATCGAAAGACGGTGTGCGTGAGCAGCTCGCGAAACTTGTAGAGAAGGGTCGGTTTGCACCAGCCTCGCTTGCGGTCCTGAATGACAAGACTCCAGTGCACACAAGCATCTCCACGATAAAACTCGGGCGAGAGCCGCTTGAGGTAGGAGTGCTTGCTGGACGGTCGCTTCATGAGCCTGATCTGAGAGCAGGTGGAAGAGCATTGCTGGTTGTGGGACCGTTTCGATGTAGCCGGATTCGCCAAGAATTCGGAGGGGCGACGAGCAGGGACAACCGAATTCTGGCGAATCCGGCTACGGGTGGGGGGCGGTGAGGAGTTTCGACGTAGCCGGATTCGCCAAGAATTCGGACGGGCGGACAGCAGGGACATCCGAATTCTGGCGAATCCGGCTACGAATTGAGGATTTCTTCGACGACGCGGCTTTGCTTGACTCCGGTGAGGCGTTGGTTGAGGCCTTTGAAGGGATAGACCATCGTCTCGTGGTGGAAGCCGAGCAGGTGCAGCATCGTCGCATGGAAGTCTCGCAGGTGCACGGATTCGGTCGCCGCGGTGTAACCGACCGCATCGGTCTCGCCATAGGTGAACCCTGGTTTGACGCCCCCGCCGGCCATCCACATCGTGAACGCCTCGGGACTGTGGTCGCGGCCGTGGAACGCCATCGTCGTTCCGCCGCGGTTCTCTCGCATCGGTGTGCGGCCAAACTCGCCGCCCCAGACAACCAGCGTGTCTTCCAGCATTCCACGCTGCTTGAGATCCGCCAGCAACGCCGCGATGGGCTTGTCCGTTTGCTTGCACTTGTCGGGCAAGCCGTGCTCGAGCGATTCGCTACGGTTGGATCCGTGCGTGTCCCAGCCCCAATCGAACAACTGCACAAAGCGGACGCCTTCTTCGACCAATCGTCGCGCGAGCAAGCAGTTGTTGGCAAACGATTCTTTGCCAGGTTCCGCGCCGTAGCTCTCGAGGGTCTCCGCGGTTTCTTGCGACAGATCCATCGCTTCGGGAGCAGCCACTTGCATCCGATAGGCCATCTCGTACTGAGCGATTCGGGTGACCGTTTCGGGATCGCCGTATTGCTGCAACGACTCTTGATTGAGTGCCGCCAGAGCATCCAGAACTTGCCGTCGTTCTTGCCGCGAAACACCTTCGGGGTTGGCGACATTCAGAACCGGATCGCCTTTGGATCGACACTGCACGCCTTGATAGACTGAAGGCAAGAATCCTGATCCCCACAGAGCCTTGCCCACCCGAGGCAAACGACCACCGGACAACAAGACAATGAATCCAGGCAGGTCTTCGTTCTCGCTGCCCAAACCATACGTCACCCAGGAACCGATCGATGGCGATCCCATCGGCGCGGCTCCGGTGTGCACCATCAACTGAGCCGGGCCGTGATTGAATTGGTCCGTCTTGACCGTTTTCAAGAAGCACAAATCATCGACTTGCTTGGCCAAGTTGGGCATCAGTTCGGACACCCATGCGCCAGATTCACCGTGTTGCTGGAAGTCATATTGGGGCCCCAGCATCCGGGGCGTGCCGTTGATGAAAGCAAAACGCTTGCCTTCCAAGAACGACTGCGGGCATTCTTTGCCATCGAGCTTCTTGAGATCTGGTTTGTAGTCAAACAACTCCAGTTGGCTGGGTGCACCGACCATGTGCAAGTAGATCACCCGTTTGACCTTGGCCGGCTGAGGCGGCGTCAGGGGACTGAGCGGATTGGTGGCGTCGTGCTGGGGATCAAAACCATGTTGCAGCGAGGCATTGGCGTGCGCTGCGTTTCCGCCCGCTTGCTGGGTCGCCAAGTAAATGGCTCCCAAACCAGCGGCGGATTCGGTCAGAAATTGCCGACGACTGGTTTGCAACAACGACTGACGAAAAAGCTCTTGAGAGAATGATTCGCGATGCATTTTATTTACTCATGATTTCGTCGAGGTTCAACAAAGCAGACGCAACCGCTTCGTAGGCGTCTTGCTCTTGTTCGGACTGTTGCTTGGCTTGCTCATACAGAGTCACCAAGATCTTCTGTTCAGAGGACGTTGGTGACCGAGAAGTCACCAACTGAAACCCCTTCGTCAAACGCTCTTCCAGCGGCCCATCCATGGCTTCGACTTTCTTTGCCAGTGCCTGCATGCATTCCACAAACGTGACGTCGTTGAGTGTCGTCAAGGCTTGCAGAGGCGTGTTGGATCGAAGCCGCCGCGGCGTGCAGAACTCGCGTGAAGGGGCGTCGAACGCGGCGAACATCGGATAAGGAATGCTGCGTTTGGTGTAGGTGTAAATCGAACGACGGTAGCGATCCGGGTTGCCAACATCGGGCGTGTTCCATTTGTCGCCGCCTTGAAAGGGCTTCCAAACGCCGTCGGGAATCGGAGGATGCACAGGAGCCCCATGCACTTCCGGCGAAAGCAATCCGGACACAAACAAGGCTTGATCGCGAACCATTTCGGCGGGCATGCGGAAACGGGGCCCACGAGCCAACCATCGGTTTTGCGGATCGACCAAGTCCGAATTGGGATCCATGACAGCGTCTTGTCGGTAGGTGCTCGACAAAACGATGGATCGGATCAGCTGCTTCCAGCTCCAGTCGTATTCATTCTGGAATTTGAGAGCCAAGTGATCCAGCAACTCAGGATGCGTCGGCCGTTCGCCGCTGGAACCAAAGTCTTCCTCGGTTGGCACCAAGCCCATCCCGAACAGACGAGCCCAGACACGGTTCACGGTCACACGTGCCGTCAGCGGGTTGCTGGGATCCACCAACCACTTCGCCAGATCCATTCGGTTGAACGGACCTTCACCAGCGATGGGCGGCATCGAATTCGGAACGTTCGGTTGGACCTGTTGATCCTTGGTCAGAAACAAACCGCGAATGAACACGTGGCTGGGGCGAGCCAAATGCTCGGGTCGTTCCATCATGATCGGGATGCGGACCGAAGCGATCTTTCGTCGTTCGCCAGAGATCCGTGACAGTTCGGCTCGCTCATCTGACAAGTCTTTGTCGGTCCACGCAAGCAATGCTTTTTCGTCCGAACAAACATCAACGCTGCCGCGACGGACGACCAAGGGGAACGCTCCCAAGGCTTGTTGTCGACAACTCATGTCGAGTTTGAGCTTTGCACCCTCGGGGACTTCAACTGGTTCCTTCAACAAGAACACGGCCACACGTGGATGATGGATTCGCGTGAAGGCTGCGAATCCGTCGCTGTTCTTCGGATCCATGCTGGATCGAGCATGCTTCAGTGGCTCGGGTTCATCCGCGACGACATGCGAGAACTCGATTTGAGTCGGTTCGTCTTCGCCACTGACCAAGACCGCATTCAAATGCGACAGGACAAATCCCCATTCGGAATCCGCCAGTGCGGTTTCGGGATTGCGAGGCAGCAGCGTCAAACGGATGGCGGTGAGCTTGTCGGCCGACGCAGGCATCTCACATTCGAGCGAGATCGTGGTGCCGTTGGACAGCGTGTCGATCGTGTAGAACTCCGTCCGTCCGTTGCGTTCTTCGACATCGACTTTGGTTTGCTTGGTGGCCGAGGCGGTCATGGAGTCGATCGGCTTCCAGTCCAACTCGTTCTCGCTGACCGCTTCGAATTCTTGATGCCAGATCGACTGTTTGAGCGAACGAATTCGGCGATCCAGTTCCGACGCACGCTCTTCGTCTTCATTGGCCAGCGGCACCGACAACAACGGTTCCTCACCACTCAGGTCACAATCGACCGAGTTGTTGAAGAACGCCATGAACTCGTAAAACTCTTCGTGTTCGATCGGGTCGTAGGGGTGGCTGTGACACTGAACGCAGCCGAACGTGATGCCTTGCCAGGTTTGCCAAACGGTGCTGACGCGGTCCATCACCGCGTTGATTCGAAACTCTTCATCGTCGGTGCCGCCTTCTTCATTCGTCTGAGTCAAACGACTGGCGGTGGTTGCCAAGCGATCGCTGATCGAGGGATCGGGCAGCAGGTCACCGGCGATTTGTTTGATCGTGAATTCATCAAACGGCATGTCGTTGTTGAGCGCGTCGATCACCCAGTCGCGATACTTCCACGCGTTGCGACGACCGTCCAATCCCAAGCCGCGGCTATCGGCATAGCGAATTTGATCCAGCCACACCGAGGCCCAGCGTTCGCCATAGCCGGATGATTGCAACAGCTCATCAACCTTCTCTGAGTAGGCCGCGTCACCACGTTCATTGGCGGCGGCTTGAAAGCGTTCGACTTCCTCCAGCGTCGGTGGCACACCGGTCAGGTCCAATGTGACTCGCCTAAGCCATTGGTGAGGTGGGGCATCCGCGGCGGGCTGAATGCCTTTCTCTTCGAGCGATTTGCGAACGAAGCGATCGATGGATTGACGGCAAGCGTCCGGGTTGGCAACGTCAGGAACGCTGGGGGCAACCGGAGGCTCATAGCCCCAGGATTGTTTCCACTTGGCACCTTCTTCAATCCAAGTCTTCAGCAGGGCAATCTTCCCCTCGGTCAACGGCGCGCCATGCTCGGGAGGCGGCATGATCTCCGATTCGTCATCCGACAGAATCCGATCGATCATGTAGGAGCCATCGACGTCGCCCGGCTCGATCACCGCCAGCGCGCTGTCCCGCTGAATGAACGACAGATCGCCGGCTTGTTTGACACCGCCGTGACAGGCCACGCAGTGCTCGTTCAAGATCGGTTGAATGTCATCGGCAAAGTCGACGGCAAAGTCGACGGCAAACGCGGACGACCAAGTCCCGAAACCGGTTCCAAGCCAAGTGGCAGCAAAACAGAAGAGATAAAAACGTTGTGTCATGAGCAGACAAACAAAGGAAAGGCAACTTCACTCGCAGGCAGCAACATTCCGCAGCAAGTCAACGCAGGCTTGGCCTGCGGCATTCTAAACCGCAGAGTCCTGGCTGATTTCTCCCAACGCACCATCCGCCAATGGCAACGTCGAGCGCCATAACAAAGAAAAAGGGAGCGGTCCCATCCACAATAAGCGGAACCATGCACCTCGGCAAATGACAAATTGCCACCAGCAAACGGTGCCAAATCGGCGAATATCGAGAAACGCCCGGCATATCAGGCGATATGCCGGGCGTTGTCGTTGCCGTTAAAAACGCAAAATTGAGTGAGGACTAAGACCGAGAATCAAAATTCCTGATCGATCACCTCTCTTGCACCACGGGTTCCCAGTGCCCCCCACAATCCATAGGGGCTGGCTGACCCAGGCGGATTGCTGCTCTCTTGCGAGGCGTTTCGATGCCAAACCGTTTCCGCCCGGCTGTTTCCGGCTTCGATCGAATCGGTGATGAACTTCACCGCCCCATCGGCCATCAACACGTGCACGCCGCCCTGGTGTCGACTGCTGGCAGTCGTGATGCCTTCCGTGCCATGGTTTCCGCCCAAGCAAACTTCACTGTTGGGCGGAAGGATGCACAGGAACTGAGAATAAAGCGGACGAAAATCAGCCCAGCGTCCACCGCGTGTCGTGGCACCACCCGAGGTCGTTGTGCCAGCCAGCCAAAACCCCGGACGGGCTGGATCGATCAGAGCATTGTCTTCGCAAGTCTTGGGATTTCCCATGATGCCGTTGCCCCACTGGCCACCGTGACCGCCGTTGTTTAGCGCGGCTGCCGAGCGGATGTCACGGTCGCCCAAGTCCGTGACGATTTCGCCACACATGATCGTGTTGGAAGTCCCATCAAGAATGTCTCGGAAACGAGTGTTGCCTCGGGGAACAAACACGCCGCGTAAGTTCGCCCGGCACTGGCGGACCAAATAGGTTTCATCCTGGTATCGCCATCGGCCTTGCCCGCCATGGAAATGCGAAGCACCAATCTGAGTTCGACTGGTCGCATCGCCAACGCAGGCAGCGTAGTTGCTTCGTCCAACCGTCGGCAGTCCCCGACCGGGATCACTGGGGCAACGATAAGTCGGCACATCGGTTCGCCAAGGCAAGTAGCGGACCGCGTAGGGTGCCGGCCCCATCGCGGGCCACGTTCGATTCGCTTCGTCGGTGAGTGGATTGGAGATGTGTTCCCACATCCCTTGCTGCTCAATGAACGGCAGGATGCCAACCGAGTAGCTCAACATGTGCCGACTGAATCCGACCGGCGGCGCAGGCGCGGTCCCGTGGTCATCCCCCAACGACCAAGAATCATTTGTTTCGTTGGTGGCCCCCGTGCCGTGCATCGGCAACTGGCTGAAGGCCGCGTGGTAATTGTGAACGCCCAAGCCAATCTGCTTGAAGTTGTTGCCACAACTCATTCGCCGAGCCGCTTCGCGAGCGGCTTGGACTGCGGGCAGCAGCAACCCAACCAACACACCGATGATCGCGATCACGACCAACAACTCGACCAAAGTGAAACCGCCGCGTTGACGATTCCCGTGGCCACTCCACGGAGGTGGAAGCCGACTTCCGCTTCTTTGAATAGACATTTCACCGAACTCGTAAAAAAGAGAAAACAATGAACGCTGGCGGCAATGAAGGCGGACAGCGTGAGATCCCGGTGAGGATTCGCAGGGTGGAACGGACCCCTGGCAGCGGCTTCAGACCGCCTGGATCAAGGAGCCAGTTTCTCGGCCTCCTCGGCGGCTTCCGCTTCTGCTCCCGCCATTGCCTCGTCGTAGGCCGCGAACGCGTCTTCATCTTCACTGATCACCGTGGGCTTCGCTTCACAGCCAACCCACATGCCAACCAGCAACAACGCCAACCAAGACCTGCCGAACAACGAAGCGACTTTCATCGTCCCTACCAATCACAACCGAGAGAACGGAGACGCAGACGCACAAAGGGGCGACAAGCCTCTTTGCGCACCAACAACGCGCCTGAGAACAACATCACAGCTGATAGTGGGGGATCCCCGCGGCGAAGTCAAACTCGATCGGAGCGACCTGTTCACGTCATCAAAAGTGGCGCAGCATTCGCTTGGGGTCCACCAAACCCCGCAGGTCAACAGATGACTCGTTTTCTTACCCGCGAAGGCGTCAAGATAGGTAGCGATCAAAGACTTCACGGGCATGAGCTTCGCTCTAAGAAAATCGCCCGAAAAATATTCTTTCAAGGACTTTTGGGCGAAGCCTTTGAAATCGACGCGTGAACCAGGAGGCTCCCCAGCGTTTTCGGCCCCGTCGCTGCAAGGGACATCGATTTCTTACGTAGGCCGGATCAAGCCGTTTCGGCGCCGCTCCGGCAGATGAACGGACCAGTCCGGGCAGGTCATTGCCGGATGCGCGTCGCAAAACCTCCTTCATCCGGCCTCCGTCGGCATGAGGCTGGGCGTTGCCCTGGGCTGGCAGAGGGCTGCCCCGTTGGGGCGAAGTCGCAGAATAAACTTGGCATCCGCAATCAGAGCGTCAATCGTGACGGTTTGTTGACTCAGTTCTCAACGACGTTTCAGCGCATGCAGGATGGGCACCCTTGCTCGTCAGAGTCGGTCAAGACCACCCATCACAACCCGACGAGCGAGGGACGCCCCCAACTCCCACGACGGCCCCCTCCGGGGCGACCGTTTGTTTTCCGGCACCGGTCTCTCGGGGCTTCCGCCCCGAGCTAAGCACGACGGCCCCATCCGGGGCGAAACCCAGACGCCAGCCACCATTTATTTTCGAACATCCCGTTTGGGGCGAAGTCGTGGAATAAAACCTGCGTAGTCCAAAGCGGCGTCAAGAAAGCCGCACGGCCTACCAAGGCGGGCAGTCAGCGCATGAAAAAACGCCAAGGCAACCAGCATGGCTGGTTGCGTTGGCGTGATGAGTTTTCAGTGCCGCCAAAGACGGCGACAATCAAAGATCAGGAGCCGACTTTGGCCTTGGTGCGAGCTTCCCGCAGACCACGACTGAGGATGTCTCGCAACATGGGCGAGTAATCCTCGTACTTGCTCTCGTCTGGTGCACCGCTGCTGAACTGATAGATCGCATCGCGTGGCTTCACCCCCAAGGCGATCAGCGTGCTGCTGACCGTGGCGTAGTCGCCATTGCGAATGACCATGCTGGGGCGACCTTGCCCAACCGGTGAACGAGCGAAGACCTTGCTGGCCACCGCCAGGAACTTCACGGGTGAGTCCAACGTCTGAAGGGTCAGAAGGCGGCGAGCCAATTGCACGCGACCGTCGTCCGGATCGTTCAAGTTGCGAGCCCCGATGATGTTCAGGCCCTCCTGCAACTCAACGACTTCCTGACGCTCGTCGGCGTGAATCGCAAAACCAGCCTTGGCATCCGCCAAGATGATGTTGCAACCCTCGTAGCGATTCTTAGCGAATTCAGCGTGGGCTTTTTCCAGTGCACGACGAGACGACGTGCAACGCAATAAGTCCATCGCCAATTGGCCACGAGACCGTTGACCGAACAAGGGCGTCGCGGTGGCGCGGTTGGTTAAACCAACAAACAACCCGTTTTGATTAACCCCCAACCAAGTTCCACCGGCCTTTTGGTCGATCCCACACAAAACGCGTGGTTTACCGGATTGGATGGACGGCGTTTGGCTCGGGCGGTCCACATACTCCTCGCGGTTGGCCGCAACGAGGATGGGACTTTCGGGAACCAAACGGTACTGAACAGCAAGCAAGCACATCTGGGAGACATCCAACTTTCAAAGATCGGTGATTTCCAGTCTCACGCACGTGATCTCTCGCCAATTGATCGGGGACCCCCCGGCGAGCCTGGTGCGATACACGTGGGAACAATGTAGCCACGCGAAATCCGCCACCACACCCCCGCCTGGGTGGTTTCGTAGATATTTCTCAGATCTGGCGCGGAAGACAACCGGTCAGGGAAGATCGACCCAAACCGGTGCTCTTTGCCGTTTAGGCAGCCTATTTCGGGCCCGGGCGAACCAGCGAGCCCGAAATCAGTGGGTCCAAGCTCAGGCTTTTCGGGCTGCGATTTCAGCCTTCATGAATTCCAGACCCTCTTTCGCGAGCGTCAATTCGTCGGTGAACATCTTCCGCCAGATCTTCGTGGCGGCGGCGATTTCCGGCAGAGCCAGCCCGAACGCTTCGATGGTCAGGTAGCCGTCGTAGCCCGATTTCACGATCGCATCGAAGTTCTCTTTCCAGTTCACGCCGCCCTTGCCAGGTGTGCTGCGATCATTTTCGCTGATGTGAATGTGGAACAACTTGTCGCCGCCGGCCAAGACCGCTTCGGTGACCGATTTCTCTTCGATGTTGCTGTGGAACGTGTCGTACATGATCCCGCAGGACGGATGATCGACTTCGCGAGCGAAACGGGCTGAGTCGCCATGGCAGTTCAGCAGGTAGCACTCAAAGCGGTTGAGGGCTTCAACACCCAATTTCACGCCCACGGTCTCGGCGTATTCCGCGGTGGCTCGCATCGATTCGACGCCCCACTTCCACTCGTCGTCGGTGGGCCCAGCGCCGCTGAACAACCCGATCGCCGAGTGATACGGACCGACCAAGATTTCGACTCCGGCGGCTGCACAGCAATCCAACGTCTTTTTGTTGAGCTCAACGCCTTTGGCGCGGACCGCGGCATCGGGCGAGATCGGGTTGTCTTCTTCGCCGCGAATCGTCACGGCAGTGCGTCCCAGTCCGAGCTCATCCAGACGTTTGCCAATCTTGGCGTAGTCCAGATCGAGGTTGAACATTGGCAATTCAACGCTGTCGTATCCGAGTCCTTTGAGCTGCTCGCAAACCGGCAACATTTCCTCGGTGACTTCGCCGGACCACAACAGCAGGTTCATGCCGTACTTCATGATGTTCTTCTCTACAGAGTTCTCGAAAGGGGAATTTCAACGCAGTTTTGTGTCACCAGGATTGGCTGGGGAAGCCAGCGTCAGCTCAGGATAAGCCATCGGGCGACCTCCAGGGGCGAGCAGACGTGCGTGATGAAGTCGCACCTCTCGGCGGGCTTTGGGCAGCCAATCGCGGACGGCATCCGGCAACGCCACCAACCCAACTCGGGCCATGACTTGGTTCAACCGCATCAGCAGTGTGTCGTCGTTCAAGTAATCGTACAAGAACCGGGTGGAAGCGAACCGCTGCAGCGTGGAGGGGATTTTGTCGGTCGATTTGCCCGTGATTTTCTGAACCGCGAGCGACATTTCGTCCAGGGGGACTTCCTCAAACAACGCGTAGTACCGCTCGCCAATCTCCGGTCGGTCCTCGATCAGATTTGAATCCAACAGCATCTCGATCAGAATGTGACCGACGAAACTGGGGCGAAACCCAGCGTCACCTGGCAACAGGTCTCGCAACTGCACGGCGAACTCCAGGTTCATCCGGGCGAACGTTTCGCCTCCGTGAAACCAGTGGTCGTCATCGATGTGTGCCAGCACCCCGCGAGCGACTTGTTGAAGCACCGGATCGGCGTCGTCGACAAACGGCGCCGCCAATCGTCCGCGGGCTCGAATCTTGCGATCGATCACCGACAAAAAATCGGGGATGCCCGTCGAAACCGCCATCACAGGATGTTCCAAGTAGGGGATGGCGTGACACAGAAAATTCATGGGCAGATCTTCATCGATCGGCAAGAGAAGGCGAACGGAGTCTCGAACGAATGACGTTCCGATGTGAGTTGGGAACGGTCAACGCGTTGTGCTGCCCGTTGCGTCGGACGGCAACGATGCCGAGTGCCATTGCCCCAACCACTGCATCATCGACCACCGCAGATCGGACTGGTGCTCGGCGATCGCATCGTTCAATCGGTCCGCCAGTCGAGCATTCTCTTTCTTCAACCACAACCGAATCAGCGTGTCCTCGGCCAGGTTGCCAAGCTCCTCCGCCGCGTCGCCACCCAGCTTGCTGATCCGTTCCACGTTGAAACGATCCATTCGCACATTGGCCTTTGCCACGTGCACGTCCAACTGAATCGCGGGAGGCACCTCGCTGTAATCGGCTGACATGCTGATCACAAACTGGCACTCCAAGTTCACATCCATCGTGCCATCCACGCTGATGCTGAAAGCCTGCAGGCCCAGATTCCAACGTTCCAATCGAGTGTGAAATTTCGCAGGGGTTCGCACGACGGCGTCGA includes these proteins:
- a CDS encoding methyltransferase domain-containing protein; the encoded protein is MFELRCTVRNCGLALSPVEGGLRCENGHHFDRAREGYYSLSQPQDRKSKQPGDADAAVLARHRWLQRGHASGLIDALRPWVARQAGNGNSRTIDLGCGEGTFGPALFGDSPDTYCGIDLSKKAIKLAARGWPEATWVWANADRSLPVADGSVSRVLSLFGRRPVSEIARVLTEDGKLIVAVPGEEDLIELREHVQQSGQRRSRWEKVVDEMAAEGLKLVEHRLWQQQVDLDREAIADAMAMTYRGVRFSQNARVQTASAMPVTLAADLMLFCR
- a CDS encoding DUF1501 domain-containing protein is translated as MHRESFSQELFRQSLLQTSRRQFLTESAAGLGAIYLATQQAGGNAAHANASLQHGFDPQHDATNPLSPLTPPQPAKVKRVIYLHMVGAPSQLELFDYKPDLKKLDGKECPQSFLEGKRFAFINGTPRMLGPQYDFQQHGESGAWVSELMPNLAKQVDDLCFLKTVKTDQFNHGPAQLMVHTGAAPMGSPSIGSWVTYGLGSENEDLPGFIVLLSGGRLPRVGKALWGSGFLPSVYQGVQCRSKGDPVLNVANPEGVSRQERRQVLDALAALNQESLQQYGDPETVTRIAQYEMAYRMQVAAPEAMDLSQETAETLESYGAEPGKESFANNCLLARRLVEEGVRFVQLFDWGWDTHGSNRSESLEHGLPDKCKQTDKPIAALLADLKQRGMLEDTLVVWGGEFGRTPMRENRGGTTMAFHGRDHSPEAFTMWMAGGGVKPGFTYGETDAVGYTAATESVHLRDFHATMLHLLGFHHETMVYPFKGLNQRLTGVKQSRVVEEILNS
- a CDS encoding PSD1 and planctomycete cytochrome C domain-containing protein, which encodes MTQRFYLFCFAATWLGTGFGTWSSAFAVDFAVDFADDIQPILNEHCVACHGGVKQAGDLSFIQRDSALAVIEPGDVDGSYMIDRILSDDESEIMPPPEHGAPLTEGKIALLKTWIEEGAKWKQSWGYEPPVAPSVPDVANPDACRQSIDRFVRKSLEEKGIQPAADAPPHQWLRRVTLDLTGVPPTLEEVERFQAAANERGDAAYSEKVDELLQSSGYGERWASVWLDQIRYADSRGLGLDGRRNAWKYRDWVIDALNNDMPFDEFTIKQIAGDLLPDPSISDRLATTASRLTQTNEEGGTDDEEFRINAVMDRVSTVWQTWQGITFGCVQCHSHPYDPIEHEEFYEFMAFFNNSVDCDLSGEEPLLSVPLANEDEERASELDRRIRSLKQSIWHQEFEAVSENELDWKPIDSMTASATKQTKVDVEERNGRTEFYTIDTLSNGTTISLECEMPASADKLTAIRLTLLPRNPETALADSEWGFVLSHLNAVLVSGEDEPTQIEFSHVVADEPEPLKHARSSMDPKNSDGFAAFTRIHHPRVAVFLLKEPVEVPEGAKLKLDMSCRQQALGAFPLVVRRGSVDVCSDEKALLAWTDKDLSDERAELSRISGERRKIASVRIPIMMERPEHLARPSHVFIRGLFLTKDQQVQPNVPNSMPPIAGEGPFNRMDLAKWLVDPSNPLTARVTVNRVWARLFGMGLVPTEEDFGSSGERPTHPELLDHLALKFQNEYDWSWKQLIRSIVLSSTYRQDAVMDPNSDLVDPQNRWLARGPRFRMPAEMVRDQALFVSGLLSPEVHGAPVHPPIPDGVWKPFQGGDKWNTPDVGNPDRYRRSIYTYTKRSIPYPMFAAFDAPSREFCTPRRLRSNTPLQALTTLNDVTFVECMQALAKKVEAMDGPLEERLTKGFQLVTSRSPTSSEQKILVTLYEQAKQQSEQEQDAYEAVASALLNLDEIMSK
- a CDS encoding DUF1559 domain-containing protein, whose product is MSIQRSGSRLPPPWSGHGNRQRGGFTLVELLVVIAIIGVLVGLLLPAVQAAREAARRMSCGNNFKQIGLGVHNYHAAFSQLPMHGTGATNETNDSWSLGDDHGTAPAPPVGFSRHMLSYSVGILPFIEQQGMWEHISNPLTDEANRTWPAMGPAPYAVRYLPWRTDVPTYRCPSDPGRGLPTVGRSNYAACVGDATSRTQIGASHFHGGQGRWRYQDETYLVRQCRANLRGVFVPRGNTRFRDILDGTSNTIMCGEIVTDLGDRDIRSAAALNNGGHGGQWGNGIMGNPKTCEDNALIDPARPGFWLAGTTTSGGATTRGGRWADFRPLYSQFLCILPPNSEVCLGGNHGTEGITTASSRHQGGVHVLMADGAVKFITDSIEAGNSRAETVWHRNASQESSNPPGSASPYGLWGALGTRGAREVIDQEF